The Halalkalicoccus sp. NIPERK01 genome window below encodes:
- a CDS encoding LUD domain-containing protein, which produces MSESTPTRPEADRIRALLETESDEIKENTRLFNAARYDAVEAVGAETHEQYRTRAREIKEKSIERLPDLIHRTRTAVEANGGTVYVADDAEDANRYITRVVADEGADSVVKSKSMTTEEIDLNDALEADGFDVWETDLGEFVIQVAEESPSHIVGPSLHKSREEITALFEREFEPDEPLDSAQKLTAFAREFLGERIDEADVGITGANFVMAESGSIALVTNEGNARKCASIPDTHVAVAGIEKIIPSIAELEPFAGLISRSATGQDVPQYLSLLTPPVDTPTIDFDRADEPGFGGGDADREFHLVLIDNGRRAMRRDEELRETLYCIRCGACANSCANFQSVGGHAFGGETYTGGIATGWEAGIEGLDVAAEFNDLCTGCSRCVNACPVKIDIPWINTVVRDRINRGKDPGFDDLLVDGLVPDEEGSGTPLRKRFFGNFETVARLGSATAPLSNALASTGVARKSMESVLGVDARRDLPAFERTTLRKWARSRDPNVEDPVRRVVLYPDVYTNHVRTERGKAAVRVLEALGCEVVVPDVGGSGRAPLSQGMIATAERKARSAAESLLPYLEDGYDVVVVEPSDIAMFRREYEKLLPAGAYERIDEGSYEILEFVYGLLENDGDIDALPAGNGAGIAYHSHCQQRTLGLESYTETVLERLGYDVLTSDVECCGMAGSFGYKSEYYDLSMDVGETLAEQFEPAADERTVVASGTSCMEQLDSLLSPGTRHPIELLDPVGREDETPNGTSPLRKS; this is translated from the coding sequence ATGAGTGAGTCAACACCAACACGACCGGAGGCCGACCGTATCCGCGCGTTGCTCGAGACGGAGAGCGACGAGATCAAGGAGAACACGCGCCTGTTCAACGCCGCGCGGTACGATGCGGTCGAGGCCGTCGGAGCGGAGACGCACGAGCAGTATCGAACCCGGGCGCGGGAGATAAAGGAGAAGTCGATCGAACGGCTGCCGGACCTCATTCACCGGACCAGAACGGCCGTCGAAGCCAACGGGGGGACGGTGTACGTCGCGGACGACGCCGAGGACGCGAACCGGTACATCACGAGGGTGGTAGCGGACGAAGGGGCCGACAGCGTCGTGAAATCGAAGTCGATGACGACCGAGGAGATCGATCTCAACGACGCCCTCGAGGCGGATGGCTTCGACGTCTGGGAGACGGATCTGGGCGAGTTCGTCATCCAGGTCGCCGAGGAGTCGCCCTCGCACATCGTCGGTCCCTCGCTGCACAAGTCCCGCGAGGAGATCACGGCCCTGTTCGAACGGGAGTTCGAGCCCGACGAGCCGCTCGACTCCGCACAGAAACTCACGGCGTTCGCGCGGGAGTTCCTCGGTGAACGCATCGACGAGGCGGACGTCGGCATCACGGGGGCGAACTTCGTCATGGCCGAGAGCGGATCGATCGCGCTGGTGACCAACGAGGGGAACGCGCGCAAGTGCGCCTCGATTCCCGACACGCACGTCGCCGTCGCCGGGATCGAGAAGATCATCCCCTCGATCGCCGAGCTCGAGCCGTTCGCGGGGCTCATCTCGCGGTCGGCGACGGGACAGGACGTCCCGCAGTACCTGTCGCTGCTGACGCCCCCGGTCGACACGCCGACGATCGACTTCGATCGGGCCGACGAACCGGGCTTCGGAGGCGGCGACGCGGACCGGGAGTTCCACCTCGTGCTCATCGACAACGGCCGACGCGCGATGCGCCGGGACGAGGAGTTGAGGGAGACGCTGTACTGCATCCGGTGTGGGGCGTGTGCGAACTCGTGTGCGAACTTCCAGTCGGTCGGCGGGCACGCCTTCGGCGGCGAGACGTACACCGGTGGCATCGCAACGGGCTGGGAGGCCGGCATCGAGGGGCTGGACGTCGCCGCGGAGTTCAACGACCTCTGTACGGGGTGTTCGCGCTGCGTGAACGCGTGTCCGGTGAAGATCGACATCCCCTGGATCAACACGGTCGTGCGCGACCGCATCAACCGCGGCAAGGACCCCGGCTTCGACGACCTGCTGGTCGACGGGCTCGTCCCCGACGAGGAGGGGAGCGGGACACCCCTCCGAAAGCGCTTCTTCGGGAACTTCGAGACCGTCGCGAGGCTCGGCAGCGCGACGGCCCCCCTCTCGAACGCCCTCGCGTCCACCGGCGTGGCCCGAAAATCGATGGAGTCGGTCCTCGGGGTGGACGCCAGACGCGACCTGCCGGCGTTCGAGCGGACCACGCTCCGGAAGTGGGCCCGCTCGCGGGACCCGAACGTCGAGGATCCGGTCCGTCGCGTCGTCCTGTATCCGGACGTGTACACGAACCACGTCCGGACCGAACGGGGCAAGGCCGCCGTTCGCGTTCTAGAGGCACTGGGCTGTGAGGTGGTCGTGCCGGACGTGGGTGGCTCCGGCCGCGCGCCGCTCTCACAGGGGATGATCGCGACGGCCGAAAGAAAGGCGAGGAGCGCCGCCGAGTCGCTGCTGCCCTACCTCGAGGACGGTTACGACGTGGTCGTCGTCGAACCGAGCGACATCGCGATGTTCCGACGCGAGTACGAGAAGCTGCTGCCTGCAGGGGCGTACGAACGGATCGACGAGGGGAGCTACGAGATACTGGAGTTCGTCTACGGGCTCTTGGAGAACGACGGGGACATCGACGCCCTCCCCGCCGGCAACGGCGCCGGGATCGCCTACCACAGTCACTGCCAACAGCGAACGCTCGGCCTCGAATCGTACACGGAGACGGTTCTGGAGCGACTCGGATACGACGTGCTCACCTCCGACGTGGAGTGTTGCGGAATGGCCGGGAGTTTCGGCTACAAGAGCGAGTACTACGACCTCAGTATGGACGTCGGCGAAACGCTCGCCGAGCAGTTCGAACCGGCCGCGGACGAGCGAACGGTCGTCGCCAGCGGGACGTCCTGTATGGAGCAGCTCGATTCCCTCCTCTCGCCGGGGACGCGCCATCCGATCGAGCTCCTCGATCCCGTCGGCAGGGAGGACGAGACACCGAACGGGACGAGTCCGCTGCGGAAGTCCTAA
- a CDS encoding mandelate racemase/muconate lactonizing enzyme family protein has protein sequence MNESASSVGSIRTIDTSLYRVPNEQTLEDATQSFDTLEIVALTAESDGGHRGLGFTYTIGRGGATIKRFLDDELVPLLEGQPVAPRAVRSVLRDETTFIGREGISEFAIAAIDIAVWDLLGKHAGLPLCELLGGTREPVPMYETDGGWLQYDADTLVENAREIATEGFAGMKMKVGSSIERDVERVRAVRDALPADRHLMLDGNCSYTVPEARRLTSRLDDVAITWFEEPLPKGDYASYADLRRRVDVPIATGENFYNETQFRQVIDRNAVDYLQPDVCRVGGITPWMSVADQAASAGPSVSPHYIEPIHAHLACAATNVPYIEHHSTVLDELLANPVEADNGRILPPNRPGHGMSFEDAERYQDA, from the coding sequence ATGAACGAATCAGCGTCCAGCGTCGGCAGCATCCGGACGATCGACACCAGCCTCTACCGAGTCCCGAACGAACAGACGCTCGAGGACGCGACCCAGTCGTTCGACACGCTGGAGATCGTCGCGCTCACCGCGGAATCCGACGGCGGGCATCGCGGCCTCGGCTTCACCTACACCATCGGCCGCGGGGGTGCGACGATCAAACGGTTCCTCGACGACGAACTCGTCCCGCTCCTGGAGGGGCAGCCGGTCGCGCCGCGCGCCGTGCGATCGGTCCTCCGGGACGAGACGACGTTCATCGGTCGCGAGGGGATCAGCGAGTTCGCCATCGCCGCGATCGACATCGCGGTCTGGGACCTGCTCGGCAAGCACGCCGGCCTGCCGCTGTGCGAACTCCTCGGCGGGACCAGGGAGCCGGTACCGATGTACGAAACGGACGGCGGGTGGCTCCAGTACGATGCCGACACGCTCGTCGAGAACGCACGGGAGATCGCCACCGAAGGATTCGCCGGCATGAAGATGAAAGTCGGATCGTCCATCGAACGCGACGTCGAACGCGTCCGCGCGGTTCGGGACGCACTGCCGGCGGATCGCCACCTGATGCTCGACGGCAACTGCTCGTATACGGTGCCGGAAGCGCGGCGGTTAACGAGCCGTCTCGATGACGTCGCGATAACGTGGTTCGAAGAACCACTGCCGAAAGGGGACTACGCCTCGTACGCCGACCTCCGACGCCGCGTCGACGTGCCGATCGCCACCGGCGAGAACTTCTACAACGAGACGCAGTTCCGGCAGGTGATCGATCGGAACGCCGTCGACTACCTGCAGCCGGACGTCTGTCGTGTCGGCGGAATAACGCCGTGGATGAGCGTTGCGGATCAGGCCGCTTCGGCCGGCCCCTCCGTCTCGCCACACTACATCGAACCGATCCACGCGCACCTCGCCTGCGCCGCCACCAACGTCCCGTACATCGAACACCACTCGACCGTGCTCGACGAGCTGCTCGCGAACCCGGTCGAAGCGGACAACGGACGGATCCTGCCGCCGAACCGCCCGGGTCACGGGATGTCGTTCGAGGATGCAGAACGGTATCAGGACGCCTGA